A stretch of Amycolatopsis balhimycina FH 1894 DNA encodes these proteins:
- a CDS encoding response regulator transcription factor, producing MGSPGRGLVLVVEDETAIAELAALYLKRDGFGVHVEADGGRALDAVRRLKPVAIVLDIGLSGMDGIEICKTLRAAGNWTPVLFVTARDDELDRLLGLEIGADDYLTKPFSPRELAARVRTVLRRASGATPAAETFAVGGARVDVLSRRAWAGDVEISLTSTEFDLLTHLLRHPGQVLSRDQLLSAVWGYAAAAGTRTVDVHVAQLRAKLGASSPIRTVRGIGYAADPA from the coding sequence ATGGGGTCACCGGGACGCGGCCTCGTCCTCGTGGTCGAGGACGAGACCGCGATCGCCGAGCTGGCGGCGCTCTACCTCAAGCGCGACGGTTTCGGCGTGCACGTCGAGGCCGACGGCGGCCGGGCGCTGGACGCCGTGCGGCGCCTCAAGCCGGTGGCGATCGTGCTCGACATCGGACTGTCCGGAATGGACGGTATCGAGATCTGCAAGACGCTGCGCGCCGCCGGGAACTGGACGCCGGTGCTGTTCGTCACCGCCCGCGACGACGAGCTGGACCGGCTGCTGGGCCTGGAGATCGGCGCGGACGACTACCTCACCAAGCCGTTCAGCCCGCGCGAGCTGGCCGCCCGGGTGCGGACGGTGCTGCGCCGGGCCTCGGGGGCGACGCCGGCCGCGGAGACGTTCGCCGTGGGCGGCGCGCGCGTCGACGTTCTTTCGCGGCGAGCGTGGGCGGGCGACGTCGAGATTTCGCTGACGTCGACCGAGTTCGACCTGCTGACGCACCTGCTCCGGCACCCGGGGCAGGTGCTTTCGCGCGACCAGCTGCTCAGCGCCGTCTGGGGGTACGCCGCGGCGGCGGGCACGCGCACGGTCGACGTCCACGTGGCGCAGCTGCGGGCGAAACTGGGCGCGTCGAGTCCGATCCGGACGGTGCGGGGCATCGGTTACGCGGCGGATCCGGCATGA
- a CDS encoding CocE/NonD family hydrolase, with the protein MRLILGFLAALLTTSGLTPAASASPPESRPSYAYDQAIRQTAWVETGTDHDRDGRIDRVAADVIRPDARVRVPAILDVSPYYACCGRGNEMQKKTYAPDGTPQQFPLFYDNYFVPRGYAVVLADVGGTNRSSGCFDDVGSGNAVVNWLNGRAKAFDAPEGGHAVTADWATGDVGAIGKSQDGATAIGMAASGIAGLKTIVPIEGVADNYAQLIGNGAPFATPENTGSSFTYNERAAELCKPFEADLKARAGTNGDYNTFWQSQNYAAQAGKVRASVLAAQGFGDWVVAPDQFARYWDALGRAGVPRKAWLSQAGHTDPFDLQRQQWAETLHRWFDRWLLGLRNGVEHEPAVHLETAPDHWTDLRSWPPATVPATLRPSSDGTLGHRGSGTATVVDDPAIGREQWAAGTSAARFTGTPLPSPVRLAGSPSVTITASSDQPAARLGVALVDYGPADERNTATYGSGIKNLATRSCWGSSTTADSACFLDTAADVVSADHRIVAAGWADLGHHASLWHGEPLVPGQQYTMTFSLTALDHVVPAGHRLGLLLGGTDGQLFDPALPRLGDTLTFDLARTSVTVGLTHPEH; encoded by the coding sequence ATGCGACTGATACTGGGGTTCTTGGCCGCTTTGCTCACGACATCGGGGCTCACGCCCGCGGCTTCCGCGTCACCACCGGAGAGCCGCCCGAGCTACGCCTACGACCAGGCGATCCGCCAGACGGCGTGGGTGGAGACCGGCACCGACCACGACCGCGACGGCAGGATCGACCGCGTGGCCGCCGACGTCATCCGGCCCGACGCGCGGGTGCGCGTCCCGGCGATCCTCGACGTCAGCCCGTACTACGCGTGCTGCGGCCGCGGCAACGAAATGCAGAAGAAGACCTACGCCCCCGACGGCACCCCGCAGCAGTTCCCACTGTTCTACGACAACTACTTCGTGCCGCGCGGCTACGCCGTGGTGCTCGCCGACGTCGGCGGGACGAACCGGTCCTCGGGCTGCTTCGACGACGTCGGCTCCGGCAACGCGGTCGTGAACTGGCTCAACGGCCGGGCGAAGGCGTTCGACGCGCCCGAGGGCGGCCACGCGGTGACGGCGGACTGGGCCACCGGTGACGTCGGCGCGATCGGCAAGTCGCAGGACGGCGCCACCGCGATCGGCATGGCCGCCTCGGGGATCGCCGGACTGAAGACGATCGTGCCGATCGAAGGCGTCGCCGACAACTACGCCCAGCTCATCGGCAACGGCGCGCCCTTCGCCACGCCGGAGAACACCGGGTCGTCCTTCACCTACAACGAACGTGCCGCCGAGCTGTGCAAGCCGTTCGAGGCGGACCTCAAGGCGCGCGCCGGCACGAACGGCGATTACAACACCTTCTGGCAGAGCCAGAACTACGCCGCGCAGGCCGGCAAGGTCCGGGCGAGCGTGCTCGCCGCGCAGGGCTTCGGGGACTGGGTCGTGGCGCCGGACCAGTTCGCCCGCTACTGGGACGCGCTCGGCCGGGCCGGCGTCCCGCGCAAGGCGTGGCTGAGCCAGGCCGGGCACACCGACCCCTTCGACCTGCAGCGGCAGCAGTGGGCCGAGACGCTGCACCGCTGGTTCGACCGCTGGCTGCTCGGGCTGCGCAACGGCGTCGAGCACGAGCCCGCCGTGCACCTCGAAACCGCGCCGGACCACTGGACCGACCTCCGGAGCTGGCCGCCCGCGACGGTCCCGGCAACGCTCCGGCCGTCGAGCGACGGCACCCTCGGCCACCGCGGGTCCGGCACGGCCACCGTCGTCGACGATCCCGCCATCGGGCGCGAGCAGTGGGCGGCCGGGACGTCGGCCGCGCGGTTCACCGGCACTCCCCTGCCGTCGCCGGTGCGGCTGGCCGGGTCGCCGTCGGTGACCATCACCGCGTCGTCCGACCAGCCCGCCGCCCGGCTCGGCGTCGCGCTCGTCGACTACGGCCCGGCCGACGAGCGGAACACCGCGACCTACGGCAGCGGGATCAAGAACCTGGCCACCCGGTCGTGCTGGGGTTCGAGCACGACGGCGGACAGCGCGTGCTTCCTCGACACGGCCGCCGACGTCGTTTCCGCCGACCACCGGATCGTCGCCGCCGGCTGGGCCGATCTCGGGCACCACGCGTCGCTGTGGCACGGCGAGCCACTCGTCCCCGGGCAGCAGTACACGATGACGTTCTCGCTCACCGCGCTCGATCACGTGGTCCCGGCCGGGCACCGGCTCGGGCTGCTCCTCGGCGGCACCGACGGGCAGCTGTTCGACCCGGCGCTGCCACGGCTGGGTGACACGCTGACGTTCGACCTCGCGCGGACGTCGGTCACCGTGGGCCTTACACACCCCGAACACTAG
- a CDS encoding TetR/AcrR family transcriptional regulator: MIEASPRAKLLDAAIDHIAHHGGAGKSLRALAAGLGTSHRMLIYHFGSKEGLLTAVAREVEARQRAALADLDPAGAGREFWRRLTDESLRANEKLFFQLYGQALGGTPGTKEFLDGVIEDWLGPVEALLAQYGVPEADRPAHARLGLAVARGLLLDLVTTGDRDAVDAAMEKFLALYENP, translated from the coding sequence ATGATCGAGGCAAGCCCGCGCGCCAAGCTGCTCGACGCGGCGATCGACCACATCGCCCACCACGGCGGCGCCGGCAAGAGCCTGCGCGCGCTGGCCGCGGGCCTCGGCACCAGCCACCGCATGCTGATCTACCACTTCGGCTCGAAGGAAGGCCTGCTCACGGCGGTGGCGCGGGAGGTCGAAGCCCGGCAGCGCGCGGCGCTCGCCGACCTCGATCCGGCCGGAGCGGGCCGCGAGTTCTGGCGGCGGCTCACCGACGAAAGCCTGCGTGCCAACGAAAAGCTCTTCTTCCAGCTCTACGGCCAGGCGCTGGGCGGCACCCCGGGCACGAAGGAGTTCCTCGACGGCGTCATCGAGGATTGGCTCGGCCCGGTCGAGGCCTTGCTCGCCCAGTACGGCGTCCCGGAGGCCGACCGGCCGGCCCACGCGCGGCTCGGGCTCGCTGTGGCCCGCGGGCTGCTGCTCGACCTCGTCACGACCGGCGATCGCGACGCCGTCGACGCCGCGATGGAGAAGTTCCTGGCGCTCTACGAAAACCCGTGA
- a CDS encoding SRPBCC family protein, whose amino-acid sequence MVQRISVRGRTSAPADTVYALLRDGASWPTWSPLGSFELVSEGKDEPEGVGAVRLFKTGGFRSYEKIVALEPGRRFGYALEHGLPLRDYVAYVDLSPRDDGTDIHWHSTFRAKIPGTGWFYRWFLGRFIGRVVAGLATAS is encoded by the coding sequence ATGGTACAACGCATCTCCGTTCGCGGCCGGACATCCGCGCCGGCCGACACCGTGTACGCCTTGCTGAGGGACGGCGCGAGCTGGCCGACGTGGTCGCCGCTCGGGTCGTTCGAGCTGGTCAGCGAAGGGAAGGACGAACCGGAGGGCGTGGGCGCGGTCCGGCTGTTCAAGACCGGCGGCTTCCGCTCGTACGAGAAGATCGTCGCACTCGAGCCCGGCCGCCGGTTCGGCTACGCGCTGGAACACGGCCTGCCGCTGCGGGACTACGTCGCCTACGTCGACCTTTCGCCTCGCGACGACGGCACCGACATCCACTGGCACTCGACGTTTCGGGCGAAGATCCCGGGCACCGGCTGGTTCTACCGCTGGTTCCTCGGCCGCTTCATCGGGCGGGTGGTGGCGGGGCTCGCGACGGCGTCCTGA
- a CDS encoding winged helix-turn-helix transcriptional regulator encodes MGPDPYDRNCPTRQLLDRIGDQWTVLIVGALTDGPLRFTEIGRRVDGISQKVLTQTLRSLVRDGILTRTAYPTIPPKVEYELTALGRNLSEPLDVLDRWARRHMASVQEARDAYDAEHTPASA; translated from the coding sequence GTGGGGCCCGACCCGTACGACCGCAACTGCCCGACCCGCCAGCTGCTGGACCGCATCGGCGACCAGTGGACGGTGCTGATCGTCGGCGCGCTCACGGACGGCCCGCTGCGGTTCACCGAGATCGGCCGCCGGGTGGACGGGATCTCCCAGAAGGTGCTGACGCAGACGCTGCGCAGCCTGGTCCGCGACGGCATCCTGACCCGCACGGCCTACCCGACGATCCCCCCGAAGGTGGAGTACGAGCTGACCGCGCTGGGGCGCAACCTGTCCGAGCCGCTGGACGTGCTGGACCGCTGGGCGCGGCGGCACATGGCTTCGGTCCAGGAGGCCCGGGACGCCTACGACGCGGAGCACACCCCCGCGTCGGCGTAG
- a CDS encoding response regulator, with protein sequence MIPVLVVDDEPMVCAHLRTILGSAADIEVVAQAADGAEAVEAVVRHRPRVVLMDLRMPGVDGLTAIARITALPDPPAVVALTTFDADTYVIRALRAGAAGFLVKSTPPEDLIGLVRVAADGHTVLSPSAARRLVALSADGRERGEDARRRTAGLTERERDVLACLGEGLSNADIAGRLHLAEATVKSYVSRMLVKLECANRTQAGLLAHEAGLVAR encoded by the coding sequence GTGATCCCGGTGCTCGTGGTCGATGACGAGCCGATGGTGTGCGCGCACCTGCGCACGATCCTGGGCTCGGCGGCCGACATCGAGGTCGTCGCCCAGGCGGCCGACGGCGCCGAAGCCGTGGAGGCAGTGGTCCGGCACCGGCCGCGCGTGGTGCTGATGGACCTGCGGATGCCGGGCGTCGACGGGCTCACGGCGATCGCGCGGATCACGGCGTTGCCGGACCCGCCGGCGGTGGTGGCGCTGACGACGTTCGACGCGGACACGTACGTGATCCGGGCGTTGCGCGCGGGCGCGGCGGGGTTCCTGGTGAAGTCGACGCCGCCGGAGGACCTGATCGGCCTGGTCCGCGTGGCGGCGGACGGCCACACGGTGCTGTCCCCGTCGGCGGCGCGCCGCCTGGTGGCGCTGTCCGCGGACGGCCGCGAGCGCGGCGAGGACGCGCGGCGGCGGACCGCGGGGCTGACCGAGCGGGAACGGGATGTGCTGGCGTGCCTCGGCGAGGGACTGTCCAATGCGGACATCGCCGGGCGGCTGCACCTCGCCGAAGCGACGGTGAAGAGCTATGTGTCGCGGATGCTCGTGAAGCTGGAGTGCGCGAACCGGACGCAGGCGGGATTGCTGGCCCACGAAGCGGGTTTGGTGGCTCGCTGA
- a CDS encoding histidine kinase has protein sequence MTSIRRPMWPSRADTFWLFLPAAAFTGLNVLYHVLGDRTTGALGPAAGLVLQICCDLALVLLFRFPALVAGTLVAAAFAMLGSDLFAPGLLVPVHPVALMTVPTITPVVLAQLVRVLDRRTVLWLTGILAVVATRPWEPSWSVTPFGLLSTVLPVVITFYVEARKQLLRSLRDRAERAEREQHLLAEQAGAEERRRLAGEMHDVVTHRLSLMVLHAGALGVTSADPAVRTAAEDIRREGALALDELRDLVGVLRNGAEAGPRTLSPEAPGDPARLVEESRSVGVPTELAVDGDPAQVSPTVARTAYRLVQEALTNVRKHAPGATVAVSLRYHPGGLDVSVDSTAAARPPDPALAGSGSGAGLAGLRQRVELVGGRFTAGPAPGGGFRVGAILPPYVPTAEGTRCDPGARGR, from the coding sequence GTGACCAGCATCCGGCGGCCGATGTGGCCGAGCCGCGCCGACACCTTCTGGCTGTTCCTGCCGGCGGCGGCGTTCACCGGGCTCAACGTCCTGTACCACGTCCTCGGCGACCGGACGACCGGCGCGCTCGGCCCGGCGGCCGGGCTGGTCCTGCAGATCTGCTGTGACCTCGCGCTGGTGCTGCTGTTCCGGTTCCCGGCACTGGTGGCCGGGACCCTCGTGGCGGCCGCGTTCGCGATGCTGGGCTCCGACCTGTTCGCGCCCGGGCTGCTCGTGCCGGTGCACCCAGTCGCGCTGATGACCGTCCCGACCATCACGCCGGTGGTGCTGGCCCAGCTGGTGCGGGTGCTGGACCGGCGGACCGTGCTGTGGCTGACCGGGATCCTCGCGGTCGTGGCCACGCGGCCGTGGGAGCCGAGCTGGAGCGTCACGCCGTTCGGGCTGCTGAGCACCGTGCTGCCGGTCGTGATCACGTTCTACGTCGAAGCCCGCAAGCAGCTGCTGCGGTCGCTGCGGGACCGGGCGGAACGCGCCGAGCGGGAGCAGCACCTGCTCGCCGAGCAGGCCGGCGCGGAGGAACGGCGGCGGCTCGCGGGCGAGATGCACGACGTCGTCACGCACCGGCTCAGCCTGATGGTGCTGCACGCCGGGGCGCTCGGCGTGACGTCGGCCGACCCGGCGGTGCGGACGGCGGCCGAGGACATCCGCCGCGAAGGCGCGCTGGCGCTGGACGAGCTGCGCGACCTGGTCGGAGTCCTGCGCAACGGCGCCGAAGCCGGGCCGCGGACGCTCAGCCCGGAGGCCCCCGGCGACCCGGCGCGGCTGGTCGAGGAGTCGCGGTCGGTCGGCGTCCCGACGGAGCTGGCGGTGGACGGCGACCCGGCGCAGGTGTCGCCGACCGTCGCGCGCACCGCGTACCGGCTGGTGCAGGAGGCGCTGACGAACGTGCGCAAGCACGCGCCGGGCGCGACCGTAGCGGTCTCGCTGCGCTACCACCCCGGTGGTCTGGACGTCTCGGTGGACAGCACGGCGGCGGCCCGCCCGCCCGACCCGGCGCTGGCGGGCAGCGGTTCCGGGGCCGGCCTGGCCGGGCTGCGGCAGCGCGTCGAGCTGGTCGGCGGGCGGTTCACCGCGGGTCCGGCGCCCGGCGGCGGGTTCCGGGTCGGTGCGATACTGCCCCCCTACGTCCCGACGGCGGAAGGCACGCGCTGTGATCCCGGTGCTCGTGGTCGATGA
- a CDS encoding GOLPH3/VPS74 family protein: MTEPSLPARAYLLACDTRRDRLPGRERVALLVRAAALTDLVLRGRVADDGGRPAVTGAGGTGHLVLDDLLAELTADPHRKWRAWVRRGARATLYSLEAQLDAAGTIELRTSRVLGVFPRRRPVVRDVATAAALHDRVTAALRTDSPVPRDIAALTSLAAAAELGTVFSRAERRRHRARLAQLEDAAGVAVPALRKVLRELQAARAAAIAASSGGGG, from the coding sequence ATGACCGAGCCGTCCCTGCCCGCCCGGGCGTACCTGCTGGCGTGCGACACCCGGCGCGACCGGCTGCCCGGCCGCGAGCGCGTGGCCCTGCTGGTCCGCGCGGCGGCGCTGACGGATCTGGTGCTGCGCGGCCGGGTGGCCGACGACGGCGGCCGCCCGGCCGTCACCGGTGCCGGGGGAACCGGCCACCTGGTCCTCGACGACCTGCTCGCCGAGCTCACCGCCGACCCGCACCGGAAGTGGCGCGCCTGGGTGCGCCGCGGCGCCCGTGCGACGCTGTACTCCCTGGAGGCCCAGCTCGACGCGGCGGGCACGATCGAGCTGCGGACGTCCCGCGTGCTGGGGGTGTTCCCGCGCCGCCGCCCGGTGGTCCGCGACGTGGCGACGGCGGCCGCGCTCCACGACCGGGTGACGGCGGCGCTGCGGACCGATTCGCCGGTGCCGCGGGACATCGCGGCCCTGACGTCCCTCGCCGCGGCGGCCGAGCTGGGCACGGTGTTCTCGCGCGCCGAACGCCGCCGGCACCGGGCCCGCCTCGCCCAGCTGGAGGACGCGGCGGGCGTCGCGGTCCCGGCCCTGCGAAAGGTGCTCCGCGAACTCCAAGCGGCCCGCGCGGCGGCGATCGCGGCAAGCTCCGGCGGCGGAGGCTGA
- a CDS encoding TetR/AcrR family transcriptional regulator, with translation MPKQVDHEQRRVQIAEALQRLTTRAGLEGVSLRQVAAEAGMSMGSVQHYFRTKDEMLRYALEHRHKLRSERITAKILAEGPPTPRSILRACLVEILPRDPDSEADFLIGVAYFIRAVADPAMAKAFGEGMPELLAFFAGQVRQAQEAGDVPAWADPETEASLLWAIADSQGSEIVMGHRTPAEAISTVDYYLDRLFSG, from the coding sequence GTGCCGAAACAGGTCGACCACGAGCAACGCCGGGTGCAGATCGCCGAGGCGCTGCAACGGCTGACGACGCGGGCCGGGCTGGAAGGCGTCAGCCTGCGCCAGGTCGCCGCCGAAGCGGGGATGTCCATGGGGTCGGTGCAGCACTACTTCCGGACGAAAGACGAAATGCTGCGGTACGCTCTCGAACACCGCCACAAGCTCCGCAGCGAGCGGATCACGGCGAAGATCCTGGCCGAGGGACCGCCGACGCCGCGGTCGATCCTGCGCGCGTGCCTGGTCGAGATCCTGCCGCGCGACCCCGACAGCGAAGCCGACTTCCTCATCGGCGTCGCGTACTTCATCCGCGCGGTGGCCGACCCGGCGATGGCGAAGGCCTTCGGCGAAGGCATGCCCGAACTCCTGGCGTTCTTCGCCGGCCAGGTCCGCCAGGCCCAGGAGGCGGGCGACGTCCCCGCCTGGGCCGACCCGGAGACCGAAGCGTCCCTGCTCTGGGCGATCGCGGACTCCCAGGGCTCGGAAATCGTGATGGGCCACCGGACCCCGGCGGAGGCAATATCCACAGTGGACTACTACCTGGACCGGTTGTTCAGCGGCTGA
- a CDS encoding PH domain-containing protein, with protein sequence MQTGTVRLRPPRNALDRRAITWWRAQGALVFGPAALVLAVLGLLIPPAAFWLLAPAAVIALLGVAWCAFLPRWWFGLHRWEVTGTAVYVRSGFLWQEWRVAPLSRVQTVDTLRGPLQQRFGLATVTVTTASARGAVKLRGLDARIAADIAEQLTERTDTLLSGVRVAEPPARGEAPDNTATPGDAT encoded by the coding sequence GTGCAGACCGGAACAGTGCGGCTGAGGCCGCCGCGAAACGCACTGGACCGCCGCGCGATCACGTGGTGGCGTGCCCAAGGGGCACTCGTCTTCGGCCCGGCCGCGCTGGTGCTCGCGGTCCTCGGCCTGCTGATCCCGCCGGCCGCGTTCTGGCTGCTGGCTCCGGCCGCCGTGATCGCGCTGCTCGGCGTGGCCTGGTGCGCCTTTCTGCCGCGGTGGTGGTTCGGCCTGCACCGCTGGGAGGTCACCGGCACCGCCGTCTACGTGCGGTCGGGCTTCCTGTGGCAGGAGTGGCGGGTGGCGCCGCTTTCGCGCGTCCAGACCGTCGACACGCTGCGCGGGCCGCTGCAGCAACGCTTCGGGCTTGCGACCGTCACGGTGACGACGGCGTCGGCGCGCGGCGCCGTGAAGCTTCGCGGCCTCGACGCCCGGATCGCGGCCGACATCGCGGAGCAGCTGACCGAACGCACGGACACACTGCTTTCGGGGGTCCGGGTGGCGGAGCCCCCGGCTCGGGGCGAAGCCCCGGACAACACTGCCACGCCCGGGGACGCGACGTGA
- a CDS encoding PH domain-containing protein, with product MTGWCRLDRRTLGVTAVLLAGFAVSAGTPIVIGAGGTVLLWLVPAAVLLVGAGVLADYVRWRHTRFRCTAERLELEFAFVAHTRKSLPRERIRSADLTANPLHRAFGVAVLTIGTGQHERLTLAPLARADAEALRTELLHRSPGSQDGPLATLDPRWIRYAPLSFVAPALGLAAFGGLFKVADWFGAGGGLLKWLLNLFGELPFAASVLLLLVLALVAGVAGAAGLFTEMWWHHRLDREPGGTLRVRRGLLTTRSVTLEERRLRGVELVEPLGARLAGAARVDAIATGMKRDDDKTESKTLLPVAPRAVAADVAARIVGEPVADVRLVPHPTAARGRRLRWALLAALTPVLVLLVLGALLTGVLLVPAAVFAAVALPVAVLLALDAYRGLGHGTRGRYLVVRAGSVRRSTAVLARDGVLGWTVKQSVFQRRRGLATFTATTAAGAGAYSIRDADAVEGLAFAAAAVPGVLEPFASVPAEASRT from the coding sequence GTGACCGGCTGGTGCCGGCTCGACCGGCGCACCCTCGGCGTCACCGCGGTCCTCCTGGCCGGGTTCGCCGTGTCGGCGGGCACCCCGATCGTCATCGGGGCGGGAGGGACCGTGCTGTTGTGGCTCGTCCCGGCGGCGGTGCTCCTCGTCGGCGCCGGCGTGCTGGCCGACTACGTCCGCTGGCGCCACACCCGCTTCCGGTGCACGGCCGAGCGGCTGGAGCTCGAGTTCGCGTTCGTCGCACACACGCGCAAATCCCTGCCCCGCGAACGGATCCGGAGCGCCGACCTGACAGCGAACCCGCTGCACCGCGCGTTCGGTGTCGCGGTGCTGACCATCGGTACCGGGCAGCACGAAAGGCTCACCCTCGCCCCGCTGGCCAGGGCGGACGCCGAAGCCCTGCGCACCGAGCTGCTGCACCGGAGCCCCGGATCGCAGGACGGTCCACTCGCGACACTCGACCCGCGCTGGATCCGGTACGCACCCCTGTCGTTCGTCGCGCCGGCGCTCGGCCTGGCCGCGTTCGGCGGGCTGTTCAAGGTCGCCGACTGGTTCGGCGCCGGGGGCGGGCTGCTGAAGTGGCTGCTGAACCTCTTCGGCGAGCTACCCTTCGCCGCGAGCGTCCTGCTCCTGCTGGTGCTCGCGCTCGTCGCCGGCGTCGCCGGCGCGGCCGGTCTGTTCACCGAGATGTGGTGGCACCACCGGCTCGACCGCGAGCCCGGCGGCACCCTGCGCGTCCGCCGCGGCCTGCTGACGACCCGGTCGGTCACCCTCGAGGAGCGGCGGCTGCGCGGCGTCGAACTCGTCGAGCCGCTCGGGGCCCGGCTCGCCGGCGCCGCGCGCGTGGACGCCATCGCCACCGGCATGAAGCGTGACGACGACAAGACCGAGTCCAAGACGCTCCTGCCCGTGGCACCGCGCGCGGTGGCGGCCGACGTGGCGGCGCGGATCGTGGGCGAGCCCGTCGCCGACGTCCGGCTGGTGCCGCACCCCACGGCCGCCCGGGGACGGCGGCTGCGCTGGGCCCTCCTGGCCGCGCTCACCCCGGTGCTGGTCCTGCTGGTGCTCGGCGCGCTGCTCACCGGCGTCCTTCTCGTGCCGGCCGCGGTATTCGCCGCCGTCGCGCTGCCGGTGGCGGTCCTGCTGGCCCTGGACGCCTACCGCGGGCTCGGGCACGGCACGCGCGGGCGCTACCTGGTGGTCCGGGCGGGCTCGGTCCGGCGGAGCACGGCCGTGCTGGCTCGGGACGGCGTCCTCGGCTGGACGGTCAAGCAGTCGGTCTTCCAGCGCCGTCGCGGGCTCGCGACCTTCACCGCGACCACCGCGGCGGGCGCCGGCGCCTACTCGATCCGCGACGCCGACGCCGTCGAGGGGCTCGCGTTCGCGGCGGCGGCCGTGCCCGGGGTCCTCGAGCCGTTCGCTTCGGTGCCCGCCGAAGCGTCGCGGACCTAG
- a CDS encoding isocitrate lyase/PEP mutase family protein, giving the protein MDDFRALHVPGSPLLLPNAWEFGVGAFLAAQGFRALGTTSLGVSAAAGEPDGAPSTRDATVALAGRLARLDVLVSVDIADGFSADPAAVADLVAELADAGAVGVNLEDGRADGSLAPVDVQCALVRAVKERVPGLFVNARTDTHWAGGRSIAEAETRVRAYAAAGADGVFVPGLAEAADVERIVAAAVPLNLLFLPGRVTLAGLAELGVARVSLGSLPYRMALAAAAGTALAVRDGRDLPLSPPGYADVTALLPKTG; this is encoded by the coding sequence ATGGACGACTTCCGTGCCCTGCACGTCCCCGGGTCCCCGCTGCTGCTGCCGAACGCGTGGGAGTTCGGCGTCGGCGCCTTCCTCGCGGCGCAGGGCTTCCGCGCCCTCGGCACGACCAGCCTCGGCGTGTCCGCGGCGGCCGGGGAGCCGGACGGCGCGCCGTCGACGCGGGACGCGACCGTCGCGCTGGCCGGGCGCCTGGCCCGGCTGGACGTGCTCGTCAGCGTCGACATCGCCGACGGCTTCAGCGCGGACCCGGCCGCCGTCGCCGACCTCGTGGCGGAACTGGCCGACGCGGGTGCCGTCGGCGTCAACCTCGAAGACGGCCGCGCCGACGGCTCGCTCGCGCCGGTCGACGTCCAGTGTGCGCTGGTCAGGGCGGTGAAGGAGCGTGTGCCGGGGCTGTTCGTCAACGCCCGGACGGACACGCACTGGGCGGGCGGCCGCTCGATCGCCGAAGCCGAGACGCGCGTGCGGGCGTACGCGGCGGCGGGCGCGGACGGCGTCTTCGTGCCCGGCCTCGCCGAAGCCGCGGACGTCGAGCGGATCGTCGCCGCCGCGGTGCCGCTCAACCTGCTGTTCCTGCCCGGCCGGGTGACGCTGGCCGGGTTGGCGGAGCTGGGGGTCGCGCGGGTCAGCCTGGGGTCGCTGCCCTACCGGATGGCGCTCGCGGCCGCCGCCGGAACCGCGCTGGCCGTGCGCGACGGCCGTGACCTGCCGCTGAGCCCGCCGGGCTACGCCGACGTCACCGCGCTGCTGCCGAAAACCGGGTGA